AACCCACTTTGTAGATTGTtcctgtcatgattcccccttgaagcagcgtgctctaagcgcgaatgcgtgagcacctgcttttccatagttgaccgtagtgacatctggacacgtgtgttttgtttatgtttctgtcatgtctcctccttgttctgtcattggctgggatttcacgtgtgtctgtattgccctcagctgctagcagtttagacactgatcatgtccacatatataccgcgcgcctcccagcacaggGCACGGAAGATGatcgtagagttagattagttcgtttagtagtcctagtcctagtcctagtcacggtccatgtttagagttagttgacgctggattatccgctcccagttcctcgtcatagttcatgtttctcattttgtttattgaccctgttttccgtgaccacgaccttgattcatgtttaaccctgtgtatgcctgtttgccgatcgcctgaccttcgcctgttttggagtatgtttttggatcacgtttggatttgtctgcgtgtctctcttttaaaataaacagctgttcatactgcacttgcatccgtcctatctccgctccgtcatgATACATGACAGTTCCCCTGTGATCTTGTTGATTTTCAgttatattattttgtgtactCCCTCAGTACTAGGATACTACtactttcttctccttcttcttcttcttcttcttcttcttcttcttcttcttcttatcattattattattattgttgtagttgttgttgttgttgttgttactattattattattattattattattattattattatcatgatcATGTTCTACTTAACTGCatgaagaaatgtttttttttctatgcagTGTTTCTATATGAATGTTGTGTCTGCGTAACAATGTTTTTGTGAATTGAAATTCTCACAATAGAAAAGATCAAGAACTTGCTGGAAAAAGGAATTGTTGATCATTCGACCAGACTTGTCTTGGTGAATGCCATCTACTTCAAGGGCAGCTGGGAGAAGCAGTTTAAGGTTGACGCAACACAGGAGCTTCCTTTCAAGCTGAACAAGGTGGGTGCCATGCAgttacaaaaaaatgcagcctCTTaccctttcctctcctccttcCTGTCCTCCCCTGTGCACTCCTGTCTTCTTTTGTGCACTCCTGCCCTGTCCTATTGTGTTTTGTGAGAAATTGCACTGATATCTTGTGGCCAAGAaactaaatggtaaatggtgcacttatatagcgcttttatccaaagcgctttacacggtgtctcattcacccatcaatggtggcagagctgccatgcaaggcactaacttgtcattgggagcaactcggggttcagtgtctttcccaaggacacttcggcatgtggagtcacgtggcctgggaattgaaccaccaaccctacgattagtggacaacccgctctcccacctgatccacagccgccagACTAAATATAGATATAGCTATTTCAGGTTTTTTAGAAAAAATTTTAAACTGTAAATCTAAAAAATCTTTACCTAAtaaaataattgcatgaatcTCGTCTTTCCTCCCTTCTCCTGTGCACCCCATCCTCTTTTGTCTGCTCCTGCTTATTGCCATTTTGGAACCTCTCCTATTTTGCTTTGTGAGAAATTGCACtgatatataacaaaatataggcatttaaaaaaaagtaaacaaaaacaaccaagCAAAAAAACTCCTAAAGATGAAAAAAAGTAGCACTGTAACTTGCGTACATGAATAAGGTTTTCTCTGTAGTGGAGGTAAAATCTCTCCAGTTAAAAATCACAGCATGATCCCCTTGTGGAAACGGTGGTGATCTGTCATGCATGTTTGTGAATTGTGAATttttgtgccccccccccccccccccttacatTAATGcataataatgcattttaatatgttttacatGCAGAAAGAAACTAAACCAGTGCAGATGATGAATCAGGAGGCAAAGTTTCCGCTGGCATTCATTCCTGATCTGCGGTGCAAGATTCTTGAAATGCCATATAAGGGCATGGAGCTCAGCATGCTAATTATGCTACCTGTTGAGATTGAAGACAACACTACTGGCCTTGAGAAGGTGAATGATAAATCTACTTAATTTAtgtataaaatgattttttttatagtgatatatatatgtatatatattatacagtatctcacaaaagtgagtacacccctcacgtttttgtaaatatttgatgatatcttttgatgtgacaacactgaagaaatgacactgtgctacagtgtaaagtagtgagtgtacagcttgtgtaacagtgtaaatttgccgtcccctcaaaataactcaacacacagccattaatgtctaaaccgctggcaacaaaagtgagtacacccctaagtgaaaatgtccaaattgggcccagttagtcattttccctccccggtgtcatgtgacttgttagtgctacaaggtctcaggtgtgaatggggagcaggtgtgttaaacttggtgtcatcgctctcacactccctcgtactggtcactggaagttcaacatggcacctcatggcaaagaactctctgaggatctgaaaaaaaaatggttgctctacataaagatggcctaggctataagaagattgccaagaccctgacactgagctgcagcacggtggccaagaccatacagcggtttaacaggacaggttccactcagaacaggcctcgccacggtcgaccaaagaagttgagtgcacgtgctcagcgtcatatccagaggttgtgtttgggaaatagacgtatgagtgctgccagcattgctgcagaggttgaaggtgtggggggtcagcctgtcagtccTCAGACCATACATTGCACACCgcatcaaactggtctgcatggctgtcgtcccagaaggaagcctcttctaaaaatgatgcacaagaaaggctgcaaacagtttgctgaagacaagcagactaaggacatggattactggaaccatgtcctgtggtctgatgagaccaagataaacttatttgtttcagatggtgtcaagcatgtgtggtggcaaccaggtgaggagtacaaagacaagtgtgtcctgcctacagtcaagcatggtggtgggagtgtcatggtctggggctgcatgagtgctgccggcactggggagctacagttcactgagggaaccatgaatgccaacatgtactgtgacatactgaagcagagcacatactgccgcagggcagtattcccgcatgataacgaccccaaacacacctccaagacgaccactgccttgctaaagaagctgagggtgaaggtgatggactggccaagcatgtctccagacctaaaccctattgagcatctgtggggcatcctcaaacagaaggtggaggagcacaatgtctctaacatccaccagctccgtgatgtggtcatggaggagtggaagaggactccagtggcaacctgtgaagctctggtgaactccatgcccaagagggttaaggcagtgctgggaaataatggtggccacacaaaatatcgacactttgggcccaatgtggacattttcacttaggggtgtactcacttttgttgccagcggtttagacattaatggctgcgtgttgtgttattttgaggggacagcacatttacactgttacacaagctgtacactcactactttacactgtagcaaagtgtcatttcttcagtgttgtcacatgaaaagacatcatcaaatatttacaaaaatgtgaggggtgtactcacttttgtgagattatgtgtgtgtgtgtgtgtgtgtgtgtgtgtgtgtgtgtgtatattatatatatatatatatatatatatatatatatatatatatatatatatatatatataatatataatgatgTGTACGTAtagtatttctgtattatataatttattatcttttttttttatgttattattttattttaaataaaatcagctTGAGCACAAGCTCACTTATGACAACTTCATGGAGTGGACACGGCCTGATAGGATGCGCACTGTGGAGGTGCAGGTGTCTTTGCCACGATTCAAACTGGAGAAAACCTATGACATGAAGGAGCTGCTCATCAGCATGGGCATGGTAGATGCCTTTGACATGGGGAAGTGTGATTTTTCACACATGTCTCCTTGCGATGACCTGGTGCTCTCCAAGGTGGTGCATAAGTCTTTTGTAGAAGTGAATGAGGAAGGCACTGAAGCAGCTGCAGCCACTGCGGCCGTCATGATGACGCGTTGTTTCAGGCCTACCCCCAAAGAGCGCTTTGTGGCAGACCACCCCTTCCTCTTTTTCATTCAACACAAACCAACCCGAAGCATTCTCTTTTGTGGACGCTACAGCGCTCCTTAAATTGCCCGATGCTCTGAAGTGCAATTATAACTCTATGCAGTCATTTGATGTCATAACTAAATAAGTGTGCACTGACTAAACATGTTTCGCTTAaaatatggaaatatatttcctgACATATTTCCAATAAAGCACTTTGGCAAAATAGGTTGTTATTCATTACTTACATAATGACCTAAACATGTTCTTCACATCACATATCAGTGTCTTTTATTAAACAATCTTTgtctttatatttaaaaaatatgccGCACGGTGGAGAATtgggtagcattgccacctcacagcttcagggccCCTGATTCAATCCTTACTCTGTTCCTGTCTGGGTATTCTCCCCCTGTTCATCTGGGTCTCCTCTCACTGTTCAGAAACATGCCgataggtggactggctacactaaattgtccctatgtgtgaacgagtgagtgaatgtgtatgtgcatggtgccctgcagtggactggcatcctgcactactgcaaccctgaccaagataaacagttactgaagatggatgaatgaaaactattgaaataacagtaataagtgtattttaacattaattaatagCTTCAATTAATTATCgctataattaattattaattcatcagttaataataaca
The sequence above is drawn from the Ictalurus punctatus breed USDA103 chromosome 25, Coco_2.0, whole genome shotgun sequence genome and encodes:
- the LOC108257918 gene encoding leukocyte elastase inhibitor isoform X2, whose amino-acid sequence is MESLSVANTNFALHLFTKIKEDKKTGNVFYSPLSISSALAMVSLGAAGNTATQMSEVLHHNKATDDVHVSFNKLMAELNKAGAPYALSTANRLYGEQTYKFVEKFLKETKTHYHAELETVDFKANAESARVNINNWVEKQTKEKIKNLLEKGIVDHSTRLVLVNAIYFKGSWEKQFKVDATQELPFKLNKKETKPVQMMNQEAKFPLAFIPDLRCKILEMPYKGMELSMLIMLPVEIEDNTTGLEKLEHKLTYDNFMEWTRPDRMRTVEVQVSLPRFKLEKTYDMKELLISMGMVDAFDMGKCDFSHMSPCDDLVLSKVVHKSFVEVNEEGTEAAAATAAVMMTRCFRPTPKERFVADHPFLFFIQHKPTRSILFCGRYSAP
- the LOC108257918 gene encoding leukocyte elastase inhibitor isoform X1: MESLSVANTNFALHLFTKIKEDKKTGNVFYSPLSISSALAMVSLGAAGNTATQMSEVLCFNKPVKPKSVQPVAVQQAQQSQKVQLPSALPKVLHHNKATDDVHVSFNKLMAELNKAGAPYALSTANRLYGEQTYKFVEKFLKETKTHYHAELETVDFKANAESARVNINNWVEKQTKEKIKNLLEKGIVDHSTRLVLVNAIYFKGSWEKQFKVDATQELPFKLNKKETKPVQMMNQEAKFPLAFIPDLRCKILEMPYKGMELSMLIMLPVEIEDNTTGLEKLEHKLTYDNFMEWTRPDRMRTVEVQVSLPRFKLEKTYDMKELLISMGMVDAFDMGKCDFSHMSPCDDLVLSKVVHKSFVEVNEEGTEAAAATAAVMMTRCFRPTPKERFVADHPFLFFIQHKPTRSILFCGRYSAP